A DNA window from Haliovirga abyssi contains the following coding sequences:
- the mgtE gene encoding magnesium transporter: MMKSIILIKLIKEFVKNENYKKLKELLGTMHVPDIADILEKLDIVDRKMIYENMDVEDVAILITEINSEYQEEMITLLENHRLKEVLENMSNDDIADIFGEVSEEEVKHLMKLMDDEDREEVKKLVKHESDSAGGLMTTEYFTVFTGVKIKEVIAQLKRKGEDAELIYYIYIIDKSNKLKGVVSLRDIIINNGDIVIDKIMKKNLISVNVETDQEDVASIFSKYDLFAVPVVDEGNKLIGIITVDDIIDVMEEEATEDLYAMAGLTENESEKNNIISSVKIRFPWLMVSLFGELISATIMQEFGYALNKIVALAFFIPLIMAMGGNSGSQSSAMMVRKIALGEDEKSKLLKHIWKETVAGVIVGIISGVLVGIISYLWQGNILLSFIISFSLFVAMTWAAWFGSIIPLTFEKFKIDPAVASGPFITTANDVGGILIYFGLATVLMKVLKV; encoded by the coding sequence ATGATGAAGAGTATAATATTGATAAAACTTATAAAAGAATTTGTGAAAAATGAAAATTATAAAAAATTAAAAGAGCTTTTAGGAACAATGCATGTACCAGATATTGCAGATATATTAGAAAAATTAGATATTGTAGATAGAAAAATGATTTATGAAAATATGGATGTAGAAGATGTTGCAATTTTAATAACTGAAATAAATTCTGAATATCAAGAAGAGATGATTACTCTTTTAGAAAATCACAGATTAAAAGAAGTATTGGAAAATATGTCAAATGATGATATTGCTGATATATTTGGAGAAGTTTCAGAAGAAGAAGTGAAACATTTGATGAAATTAATGGATGATGAAGATCGGGAAGAGGTAAAAAAATTAGTGAAACATGAAAGTGATAGTGCAGGTGGTCTTATGACTACAGAGTATTTCACTGTTTTTACTGGAGTTAAAATAAAAGAGGTAATTGCTCAGTTAAAAAGAAAAGGGGAAGATGCAGAACTTATTTATTATATTTACATAATAGATAAATCAAATAAGTTAAAAGGTGTTGTTTCTTTAAGAGATATCATTATAAATAATGGGGATATTGTAATTGATAAAATTATGAAGAAAAATTTAATATCAGTTAATGTAGAAACTGACCAAGAAGATGTAGCTTCAATTTTTTCGAAGTATGATCTTTTTGCTGTACCAGTTGTAGATGAAGGAAATAAATTAATTGGAATAATAACAGTAGATGATATTATAGACGTTATGGAAGAGGAAGCAACAGAAGATTTATATGCTATGGCAGGTCTTACAGAAAATGAAAGCGAAAAAAATAACATTATTTCATCTGTAAAAATAAGATTCCCATGGTTAATGGTAAGTCTTTTTGGAGAACTTATATCAGCGACTATTATGCAAGAATTTGGATACGCATTAAATAAAATAGTTGCTTTAGCATTTTTTATACCGCTTATAATGGCAATGGGTGGAAATTCGGGAAGTCAGTCATCTGCTATGATGGTTAGAAAAATAGCACTTGGAGAAGATGAAAAAAGTAAATTATTAAAACATATTTGGAAAGAAACTGTAGCTGGAGTAATAGTGGGAATAATATCAGGAGTCTTAGTAGGAATAATTTCATATTTATGGCAAGGGAATATTTTATTAAGTTTCATAATATCTTTTTCATTGTTTGTAGCAATGACTTGGGCTGCTTGGTTTGGATCAATAATACCATTAACATTTGAGAAATTTAAAATAGATCCTGCAGTTGCTTCAGGTCCGTTTATAACAACTGCTAATGATGTTGGAGGAATATTAATATATTTTGGATTGGCGACTGTTTTAATGAAGGTGTTAAAAGTTTGA
- a CDS encoding phosphatase PAP2 family protein produces MKKTVSLIFLLLFTHMFSYEFNYEKKMVNYDYNKLKSINLKLDKKLVYTSGGVLAGSFLLDETIRRVVKKNKNSFSDNYFETMNIFGGDYAILLLMGTYGSSILTQDEKLRKTSFTSIESLTVAGTLTLGVKMLLGRARPYMDKGAFEFKSILNFGTDYWAFPSGHSTVAWAIFTPYAEEYSKWIYIIPASVSLARVYKDRHWSSDVIAGGLIGFSVGYILHKWNNNIKFTGNGIKIEF; encoded by the coding sequence ATGAAAAAAACAGTTAGTTTAATATTTTTATTACTTTTTACACATATGTTTAGTTATGAATTTAATTATGAAAAAAAAATGGTTAATTATGATTATAATAAGCTGAAGAGTATTAATTTGAAATTAGATAAAAAATTAGTATATACAAGTGGTGGTGTTTTAGCTGGAAGTTTTCTTTTGGATGAAACAATTAGAAGAGTGGTGAAAAAAAATAAAAATAGTTTTTCGGATAACTATTTTGAAACAATGAATATTTTTGGTGGGGATTACGCAATTCTTTTATTAATGGGAACCTATGGAAGTTCTATTTTAACACAGGATGAAAAATTAAGAAAAACAAGTTTTACCTCAATAGAATCACTAACAGTTGCAGGAACTTTAACATTAGGAGTTAAAATGTTATTAGGAAGAGCTAGACCATATATGGATAAAGGTGCTTTTGAATTTAAATCAATTTTAAATTTTGGAACAGATTATTGGGCTTTTCCATCAGGACATAGTACTGTAGCTTGGGCAATATTTACTCCTTATGCAGAAGAATATAGTAAATGGATATATATTATTCCAGCATCTGTTTCATTAGCTAGAGTTTATAAAGATCGTCATTGGAGTTCAGATGTAATAGCAGGTGGATTAATAGGATTTTCTGTTGGATATATATTGCATAAGTGGAATAATAATATTAAATTTACAGGCAATGGAATTAAAATAGAATTTTAA
- a CDS encoding glucodextranase DOMON-like domain-containing protein: protein MKRLLVVSTLVAGILLAGGCGKTASPAGGTKVVKAAKSAVLFSKEDVAGDDTGAGTYVYPTDKVFVPGAFDLLGVTVKDAGDSYAISLKIATDFKNDWKSAGGWDVQMFDVYFNLGTGKHHQTISGRHVKIAEGWDVAVMVGPDKPTRMRKEIDDKNSDVADDVSDPENLVDDVLIPDEISIEGDTLTAKISKDKIGDLSKLNGVQAFVLGAEGYPSKEDTYNRVVNEYAAQYRFGGGSDYFGDPNVMDILGDNSKLADYKSDEGTSEYPTVDLVK, encoded by the coding sequence ATGAAAAGATTATTAGTAGTGTCTACTTTGGTAGCTGGAATTTTATTAGCTGGAGGTTGCGGAAAAACTGCATCACCTGCTGGAGGGACTAAAGTAGTTAAAGCAGCAAAATCAGCAGTGTTATTTTCAAAAGAAGATGTAGCAGGGGATGATACGGGAGCAGGAACATATGTATATCCTACAGATAAGGTGTTTGTTCCAGGAGCATTTGATTTGTTAGGAGTAACAGTTAAAGATGCAGGGGATTCATATGCCATTTCTTTAAAAATAGCAACAGATTTTAAAAATGATTGGAAAAGTGCTGGTGGATGGGATGTACAAATGTTTGACGTATATTTCAACTTAGGGACAGGAAAACATCACCAAACTATTTCAGGAAGACATGTAAAAATAGCTGAAGGATGGGACGTAGCTGTTATGGTTGGGCCTGATAAACCAACAAGAATGAGAAAAGAAATAGATGATAAAAACAGTGATGTAGCTGATGATGTATCAGATCCAGAAAATTTAGTTGATGATGTGTTAATTCCTGATGAAATATCAATAGAAGGGGATACATTAACAGCAAAAATATCAAAAGATAAAATAGGAGATTTATCTAAATTAAATGGAGTTCAAGCATTTGTATTAGGTGCAGAAGGATATCCTTCAAAAGAAGATACATATAATAGAGTAGTAAATGAATATGCTGCACAATATAGATTTGGTGGAGGTTCTGATTATTTTGGAGATCCTAATGTAATGGATATTTTAGGAGATAATTCAAAACTTGCTGATTATAAATCAGATGAAGGAACAAGCGAATATCCAACTGTAGATTTAGTAAAATAA